In Gallaecimonas xiamenensis 3-C-1, the genomic window CATATTTCCAGCAGAGGCCCCATCCATGCCCAGGACGTGGTGCAGCGCTATGTGGGCCAACCCCATATGAGCGCCATCACCCGCTATCTGGCATCCAGCCTGGATGTACGCTTTGAAGTGAGCATCTGCAGCTGCCACCACAGGGACGAACAATGGTGGCTTGAAGATCAGGACGGCAAGGCCCATGGCCCTTTTGACGGCCTGCTGGTGACAGTACCAGCCCCCCAGGCAGCGCCTCTGGTCAGCGCCAGCCCCAGGCTGGCGATGCTGACCCGTAAGGTGCGTATGGAGCCTTGCTGGGCGGTGGGGCTGGTGTTTTCACAACCTCTGGCCACTCCCATCAAGGCCGCCTTCGTGGAAAGCGACAGCATCCAGTGGCTGGCCCCGGGCTC contains:
- a CDS encoding NAD(P)/FAD-dependent oxidoreductase; its protein translation is MSHIAIIGAGLSGITAARILQGQGHAPTIFEKSKGTGGRMGSRRSQWGSFDLGAQYFTARHPRFIDELGNWTAQGIAAEWPVAPYHISSRGPIHAQDVVQRYVGQPHMSAITRYLASSLDVRFEVSICSCHHRDEQWWLEDQDGKAHGPFDGLLVTVPAPQAAPLVSASPRLAMLTRKVRMEPCWAVGLVFSQPLATPIKAAFVESDSIQWLAPGS